Proteins encoded within one genomic window of Gemmatimonadota bacterium:
- a CDS encoding phytanoyl-CoA dioxygenase family protein, with translation MSAPRIDDRDWSALTSGERIRQIEVEGYLLIPDLLTPEHLARLKAITDSLETTPVDYSIHQRGRSDIQFLGGEITDLIAHPPTVAFLRELLGEDIILSHYGYARSEPGHPGISLHTDGQPYGSRIFGYLGSVPVMVRVLYYLDDLTPEVSPFRVIPRSHLSMHADGNPYQRFESHPEEVMVPAKAGSAMFINHKVFHGNFPNVGDWPRSMLAIAYRPAWAGPVQKVEGWDPQAVAALPDAVKPFFGDRNTRHWTPEGDNKPPDMASQAPGINPSRWERK, from the coding sequence GCCAGATTGAGGTTGAGGGCTATCTTCTGATTCCCGATTTGTTGACGCCCGAGCATCTGGCCCGGCTCAAGGCGATAACCGATAGTTTGGAAACCACTCCGGTGGATTACAGCATCCATCAGCGGGGACGGAGTGACATCCAGTTCCTCGGCGGTGAAATCACCGACCTCATCGCCCATCCCCCGACGGTCGCCTTTCTGAGGGAACTTCTGGGGGAGGATATCATCCTGTCGCATTACGGCTATGCCCGCTCAGAGCCAGGGCACCCCGGCATTAGCCTCCATACGGACGGTCAACCCTACGGTTCGCGCATCTTTGGTTATCTGGGTAGCGTACCGGTCATGGTCCGGGTGCTGTATTATCTGGACGACCTGACCCCAGAGGTCTCTCCATTCCGCGTCATTCCCCGATCACACCTCTCCATGCACGCAGACGGCAATCCCTACCAGCGCTTCGAGTCCCATCCAGAGGAGGTCATGGTTCCCGCAAAAGCCGGTTCTGCGATGTTTATTAACCACAAGGTTTTCCACGGCAATTTCCCCAATGTCGGCGACTGGCCCCGCTCAATGCTGGCTATTGCTTACCGCCCGGCCTGGGCCGGTCCTGTCCAGAAAGTTGAAGGGTGGGATCCGCAGGCCGTCGCCGCGCTGCCCGATGCAGTGAAGCCCTTCTTCGGCGACCGCAACACCCGCCACTGGACCCCCGAAGGGGACAACAAACCGCCCGACATGGCCAGTCAGGCCCCGGGTATCAATCCCAGCCGATGGGAACGCAAGTAA